Sequence from the Rhodanobacter sp. genome:
CCCGGCATGCAACCGGCCGGTCAGCCCAGCAATGCTTCCACGCCGCTGACCCGCGCCAGCGTGCGCATGCCAGCGGGCACGTGCTGCACGTCCAATGCCTGACCGCGCCCGCGCGCCTCGGCGAGCAAGGCCAGCACGCATGCCAGACCGGCGCTGTCGCTGCTGCGCACGCCGGCGAGATCGAGCCGCGTGCGGTCGCCCGCACGCAACGCATCGCCCAGATCCCGCCAGGCCGAAGCCGCAGTGGAGAAACCGAGCACGCCCGACAACGCCAGCGTGCCGGGCGTTCCGCGATCCAACCGCAGCGTCTCGTCAGCCGCCATGGGCCTTGCCGTCCTGCTCCATCGCCTTCAGCGCCTGGTCGCCCTGGGTCTGCAGGTTCTTGATCAACTGGGCGAGGCCGACCTTGCGGATCTCGGCATCGACCTGGTTGCGGTAGTTGGTGATGTAGGAGATGCCCTCGATCACCACGTCGTAGGCCTTCCATTCGCCGCTGGCGGTCTTGCGGAACACGAAGTCCACCGACACCGTCTTGCCGTCGCCGGTGGCCACCTGGGTACGCACCACGCTGCGCTTGGGATTGAGGTCGCCGGCGTCGGTCGGCAGCACCTTCACCACGCCTGCGGTGTAGTTGAGCAGGCCTTCGGCATAACGGCGGGTGATCGAGTTGTAGAACGCCTTGGCGAACTCGGCGCGCTGCTCGGGGGAGGCCTCGCGGGCATGCATGCCGAGCACCAGGATCGCCGCGTAGTCGACGTCGAAGTGCGGCAGGAACACGCCGTTGATGACACCGATCAGCTTTTCCTTGTTCTGCTGCAGTTCGGCCTTGTGGCCGGCCACGGCGGTGTCGAGCTGCTGGGCGATGCCCTGCACCACCTGCGTCGGGGTCTGCTGGGCGGCGGGCTGCTGGGCCGCCTGCTGGGCGAAGGCCGGCGCGACAAATGCGCTGCCGAAAGCGATGGCGGTGGCAAAAGCCAAGTGACGCATCATGCGGAAACTCCTGTGTCTGTTGCGCTGCCGGTTCAATGCTTGCCGGCCGGGGATGATGTGGACGAGCCCGCACCCTGCTTGCCGTCGCCGCTGCCGGAGCCGTTGACCAGGAACTTGCCGATCAGGTCTTCCAGTTGCATGGCCGACTGCGTGAGGATCATCTCGTCGCCGTTCTTCAGCATGTCCGGCGAACCGCCGGGCTGGATCGAAACGTACTGGCTGCCGATCAAACCGCTGGTGAACACCGCGGCGGCGGAATCGTCGGGGATCTGGTTGTAGCGGTTGTCGATGGCCATCGTCACCAGCGCGTCGAGCTTGGCCGGCTCGGCCTGCACCGACACCACCTGGCCGATCGGGACGCCCGCCATCTTCACCGGCGAACCGGCCGACAGCGAGCCCACGTTGCTGAAGCGCGCAGTCACCCGGTAGCTGCCGCCGATCGCGTCGGCCGCGCCGCCGGCGCCGAAGAACTTGCCGATCATCTCCTCCAGCGGCTCGCTGGAACGGGTCAGCGCCAGCTTGCCGCCGTCGGCGACGTGGTCCTTGGAGTGGCCGTACTCGATGCCCACGTACTGGTCGCCGAGCAGGCCGCTGGTATAGATCGCGGCCACCGAATCGGCGGGGATATCGGCGTAGTGCTTGTCGATGGAAAGCTTCACGTCGGCCACCGCCTTGCCCGGCTCCAGCGCGATGGACTGCACCTGGCCCACGCGCACGCCGGCGACCTTCACCGGGGCGCGCTCCTTGAGCTGGCCGATGTTCTCGAACTGCGCGTCCACCGTGTAGCTGGCACCCTGCTGGTGGTTGGCCACCGAACTGGTCTGGGTGGCGAGATAGGCCAGCGCGGCGAAGCCGAGCACGATGAACAGGCCGGTGCCGACGGCATAGGATTTTCTCTGGCTCACGGCTGCATCCTCAGGGGAAATCGGGTCATCATCGAAACGGTCACATCAGGAACGCGGTCAGCACGAAGTCCAGCGCCAGGATGGCGATGGACGAGGCGACCACGGTGCGCGTGGTGGCGTAGGCCACGCCCTCGCTGGTAGGCGGCGCGGTATAGCCCTGGAACACCGCGATCAGCGCCACCACGGCGCCGAAGGCCAGGCTCTTCCAGATCACGCCGCTGACGATGTCCTGCCACACGTCCACCGTCGCGGTCATGTTCGACCAGAACGTGCCGTTGTCGATGCCCAGCCAGGTCACGCCGACGAGATGGCCGCCGAACACCGCCAGCGCGCAGAACACGCAGCACAGCAGCGGCATCGCGACCAGCCCGGCGAGGAAGCGCGGCGCAGCCACGTAGGCCAGCGGATCGACCGCCATCAGCTCCATCGCGGCGATCTGGTCGGTGGCGCGCATCAGGCCGATCTCGGCAGTGATCGCGGTGCCGGCTCGGCCGGCGAACAGCAGCGCGGTGACCACCGGGCCCAGCTCGCGGTAGGTGGCGATGGCCACCACCGTGCCGCTCATCGAGGTGCTGCCGAACATCGACAGCACGTGGTAGAGCTGCAGTTCCAGCACCATGCCCACGAACAGGCCGCAGGTCATGATGATGGTGAGGCTCATCGCGCCGGTGAACCACAGCTGGCGCACCGTCTCGCGCCCGTGGCGCAGGCTGCGCGGGATCGCCGCCAGCACCTGCAGCAGGAACAGCCCGCAGTCGCCGATCTGGCCCAGCGCCTGGGTCACCACGTTGTCGTTGCCGATGCGCGCGTTCATGCCTTGCCTCGCGGGAAACCCAGCGCCTCGGCGTAGTCGCCGGCCGGATACTGGAACGGCACCGGGCCGTCCGCCTCGCCGCCGAAGAACTGCCGCGTCCACGGCGAGCCGTCGTCGGCGATGGTCTTCGGATCGCCCTGCGCCACCACCTTGCCGTTGGCGATCAGGTAGATGTGGTCGGCCACCTGTTTGATCGCCTCCAGCTCGTGCGCCACCAGCACGCTGGTGATGCCCAGCGTCTCGTTGAGCGTGCGGATCAGCTTCAGCACCTGGTTCAGCGCGATCGGATCGAGGCCCACGAAGGGCTCGTCGTAGAGGATCAGCATCGGGTCGAACACGATCGCCCGCGCCAGCGCCACGCGCCTTGCCATGCCGCCGGAAAGCTCGCTGGGCATCAGCGGCGCCGCGCCGCGCAGGCCCACCGCCTGCAGCTTGGTCAGCACGATGTTGCGGATCAGCACTTCCGGCAGCTTGGTGTGCTGACGCAGCGGGAAGGCCACGTTTTCGAACACGTCGAAGTCGGTGAGCAGGGCGGAGTTCTGGAACAGGTAGCCGATCTTCTCGCGCAACGCGTACAGCGCCTCGCGGCCCAGCTCCGGCACGTTCTTGCCGTCCACCCGCAGTTCGCCGGCGTCGCCGCGCATCTGCCCGGTGATGTGCTTGAGCAGGGTGGTCTTGCCGGTGCCGCTGGGACCCATGATCGCGGTGACCTTGCCGCGCGGGATGTCCAGATCCAGCGCGTCGAAGACCTTCTTGCCGTTCAGCACCGTGGTGAGGCCGCGGATGCGGATCAGCGTGTCGTCGTGAGGGGCGGCGTTCATAAGCGGGCTACGTTAGCGGAGCGGCGGAATGCCGCCAAGCCGTGGCATCAGGCCAGCAGCTCGGCGATCAGCGCCTCGTGCCGGCGGCATTGCGGCGCGCTGCGCAGGCGCACCGCGCGCACGATGGCCTGCAGCTCGTCCAGCGCATCCTCGAAGCGGTCGTTGACGATGATGTAGTCGAACTCGTGCGCATGGGCGATTTCGCCGCGAGAATTGGCGAGGCGGCGCTCGATCACCTCCGGCGCGTCCGAACCTCGACCGCGCAGACGGCGTTCGAGTTCCACGCGCGACGGCGGCAGGATGAACACGCTGACGCAATCGGGCTTGCTGCGGCGGATCTGCGCCGCGCCCTGCCAGTCGATCTCCAGCAGCACGTCGCGCCCCTGCGCCAGCAGCGCCTCCACCTTGTCGCGCGAGGTGCCGTACAGGTTGCCGTGCACCTCGGCGTGCTCGAGGAAGATGCCCTCGGCGATCTCGCGCTCGAACTCCGTCCGCTCGGTGAAGTAGTAATGGCGCCCGTACTGCTCGCCCGGCCGCGGCGGCCGCGTGGTATGCGAGATCGACAGCGAGATCGCCGGCTCGCGCTCCAGCAGCGCATTGACCAGGGTGGACTTGCCGGCGCCCGAGGGCGCGGCGACCACGAACAGGGTGCAGGCGGCCGGCTCGCTCATTCGATGTTCTGCACCTGCTCGCGCATCTGCTCGATCAGCACCTTCAGCTCCACCGCGGCATTGGTGCTGCGCGCGTCCACCGACTTGGAGCCGAGCGTGTTCGCCTCGCGGTTGAACTCCTGCATCAGGAAGTCGAGGCGGCGGCCGATCGGCTCCTTCAGCTCCAGCACGCGGCGCGTCTCGGCGATGTGGGTGGCGAGACGGTCGAGTTCCTCGTCCACGTCGCTGCGGGTGACCTGCAGCACCAGTTCCTGCTCCAGTCGGCCGGGATCGGCCGGCTGCTTGAGGTCGGCCAGCCGCGTCTCGAGCCTGGTGCGCAGCGCGGTGCGGATTTCCGGCATCCATTCGCGCACCTGGGCCACGATGCGCTCGATCGCATCCAGCCGCTCGCGCAGGCCTTGCGCCAGCTTGGCGCCCTCGCGCTCGCGGGTGGCGGTGAGCGCATCGAGCGCGTGGTCCAGCACCTCGAGCAGGGTCGCCTGCTGCGCCTCGGGATCGATCGCCTCGCTGCGCAGCACGCCGGGGAAACGCAGCAAGTCGGTGAACTGCACCTGCATGCCCGGAAAGCGCGACACCAGGTCGAGCTTCAGCGAGGACAGGTGCTGCAGCAACGCTTCGTTGATCTGCAGCGAATCGCGCTGCACATCGGCGCTGAAGCGCACCGTCACGTCCACCTTGCCGCGCGCGAGCTTCGCCATGATGCGCTCGCGCAACACGGACTCCAGGCTGCGCAGCTCGTCCGGCAGGCGCGGCGAGAGCTCAAGGTAGCGGTGGTTGACCGTGCGCAGCTCGCAGCTCAGCGCGCCGGAAGGGCCACCGGATTCGGCGGAGGCATAAGCGGTCATGCTGCGTGTCATGGGCGGCCTGCGGACGGTGGGCAAGGCGGCAATGGTAAACTTTCCCGCCCTGCCTTGCCCAATCGCCCCCATGAACCAGCCAGCCCCTTCCGGCAGCCGTCCCAGCGGCCGCGCCAGCGACCAGTTGCGCGCCGTCTCGATCGAACGACGCTACACCCGGCACGCCGAAGGCTCGGTGCTGGTGAGCTTCGGCGATACCCGCGTGCTGTGCACCGCCAGCGTGGAGAGCAAGGTGCCCGGCTTCCTGCGCGGCAAGGGCGAGGGCTGGGTCACCGCCGAATACGGCATGCTGCCGCGCGCCACCCACACCCGCAGCGACCGCGAAGCCGCACGCGGCAAGCAGGGCGGGCGCACGCTGGAAATCCAGCGCCTGATCGGCCGCAGCCTGCGCGCCTGCGTCAATCGCCAGGCGCTGGGCGAGCGTGTGATCACGCTGGACTGCGACGTGATCCAGGCCGACGGCGGCACGCGCACCGCCGCGATCACCGGCGCCTACGTGGCCCTGGTCGATGCGGTGAACGACCTGGTGAAGCGCGAGAACCTCAAGCGCAACCCCATCGTGGGCGCCGTGGCCGCGGTGTCGGTGGGCATCTACAAGGGCGTGCCGGTGCTCGACCTCGACTACGCCGAGGATTCCGACTGCGACACCGACATGAACGTGGTGATGAACGACGGCGGCGGCTTCATCGAGGTGCAGGGCACCGCCGAAGGCCATGCCTTCCGCCGCGACGAGATGGATGCGCTGCTGGGCCTTGCCGAGAAAGGCATCGCCGAGCTGGTCGCCGCGCAACGCGCCGCGCTGGCGCGCTGACGCCCGCATAGCCTCGCTCCCATGGCCCAATACATCGCCAGCTTCGCGCTCGTCGTGGCGGATTACGACGAGGCGATCGCGTACTACACCCGGGTGCTTGGCTTCGAGCTGCGCGAGGATTCGCCGCGCGAGAATGGCAAGCGCTGGGTACTGGTAGCGCCGCCGGGCGCCACCACCAGCATCCTGCTGGCCAAGGCGGCGAATGACCTTCAAGCCACGCGCATCGGCGACCAGACCGGCGGCCGCGTGGGATTCTTCCTCCACACCGACAACTTCGAACGCGACTTCGCCGCGATGACATCGCGCGGCGTGCGTTTCGCCGAAGCGCCGCGCCACGAAGACTATGGCTCCGTTGCAGTCTTCGAGGATATCTACGGCAATCGTTGGGACCTGTTGCAACCGAAGCCATGAAACTCGTACTCGCCAGCGGCAACCCCGGCAAGCTCAAGGAATTCGGCGCCCTGCTCGCCGACAGCGGATTCGACGTGGTGCCGCAAGGCCGGTTCGGCATCGACGACGTCGAGGAAACCGGCCTCACCTTCGTCGAGAACGCGCTGCTCAAGGCGCGTCATGCCGCGCGCGCCAGCGGCCTGCCCGCGCTGGCCGACGACTCCGGCCTGTGCGTGGAGCATCTCGGCGGCGCACCCGGCCTGTATTCGGCCCGCTACGCCGGCACGCACGGCGACAACGCGGCGAACAACGCCAAACTGCTGCGCGAACTCGACGGCGTGCCGGACGAGCAGCGCCGCGCGTTCTTCCTCTGCGTGCTGGTGCTGCTGCGCCACGCGGACGACCCGGCGCCGCTGATCGCCGAAGGCCGCTGGCACGGCCGCGTGCTGCACGCGCCGCGCGGCATGCAGGGCTTCGGCTACGACCCGCTGTTCCTGCCCGACGACGAAACCGCCAGCGCCGCCGAACTGCCGCCGGGCCTGAAGAACCGCATCAGCCACCGCGGCCGCGCGCTGGCGGAGCTACGCCACCGGCTGGCCAGCCTGCGCGCCTGAAGCATGCCGCTGATCGCGCCGCCGCTGTCGCTGTACGTGCACATGCCCTGGTGCGTGAAGAAATGCCCGTACTGCGACTTCAACTCGCACGGCCTGCGCGGCGCGCCGCCGCCCTATGCCGAATACGTGGACCTGCTGCTGGCCGACCTCGACGCCGACCTGCGCGACTTCGGCGCGGCCGCGCAGGGCCGCGAGATCGTCAGCGTGTTCTTCGGCGGCGGCACGCCCAGCCTGTTCGCGCCGGAACTGATCGAACGCTTCCTCGACGGCGCACGCGCACGCCTGCCGTTCGCGGCGGATTGCGAGATCACCCTGGAGACGAATCCCGGCACCGTGGAACATGGCCGTTTCGACGGCTATCTCAAGGCCGGCGTGAACCGGCTCTCCTTTGGCATCCAGAGCTTCGACGACGACAAGCTGCGGCGCCTCGGCCGCATCCACTCCGCCGCCGAGGCCGAAGCCGCGGTGAAGTCGGCGCAAGACGCGGGCTACGCCAACCTCAACCTCGACCTGATGTACGCGCTGCCGGAACAGACGCTGGACGGCGCGCTGGCCGACGTGGAGCGCGCCATCGCGTTGGCGCCCACCCACCTCTCGCACTACCAGCTCACGCTGGAGCCGAACACCGCCTTCGCCGCCAACCCGCCGCCGCTGCCCGACGACGACCACGCCTGGGCGATGCAGGAGGCCTGCGAGGCGCGTCTCGCCGGGGCCGGCTACGCACAGTACGAAATCTCCGCCTACGCACGACCGGGCCGGCGCTGCGCGCACAACCTCAACTACTGGCGCTTCGGCGACTACCTCGGCATCGGCGCCGGCGCCCACGGCAAGCTCAGCGACGCGGCCGCGGGCAGCGTGCATCGCCGCTGGAAGACCCGCCACCCGCGGACATACATGGAGGCCGCCGCCGGCGCGGCCCGCATCGGCGGCGATGCCCCCGTGGCCGCCGACGAACTGCCGTTCGAATACATGCTCAACGCGCTGCGCCTGATCGACGGCGTGCCGCTGGCGGACTTCGGCGAACGCACCGGCCTGCCGCCGGAACGCATCGCCGCCCGGCTTGCCGGGGCGCGGCGCCGCGGCTGGCTGGCCGACGATACCCAGCAGTTGCGCACCACCGCGCTGGGCCAGCGCTTCCTCAACGACGTCATCGCCAGCTTCCTCGATTGACGCCGACCGTGGCGGCACCGCGGCAACCCGCCTACACTGCGGCACCGGGGCAACAACGGGAGCGTGTCGTGGACGCAGAGCAGCGCAAACGCCAATCGAGCACCGCGACGGACGCGCCCGCGCGGGCGCGCTGGCCGGCACGCACGCAGCGCTTGCTCAACATCATCGGCCCGCTGTGCGCGCAATGGCTGGAACCCGCATTGCGCGCCTGCCTGGACCGTTTCGACAAAGACCTCTACGAGCAGATGGAAAACGCGCGCAGCCATCAGGTGCAGCAGTACTGCGCCGACAGCCGCACGCAGCTGCAGATGCAACGCTCCGCCTTCATGCAGGCCTTTGCCGACCGCCTGCGCGACGGCTTCACGCGCTTGGGCGAAAGCGACGCCGACGCCGGCGCCGCATCCGCGCAGCAGCCGTTGAGCCTGCTCGAACAGACCGAACACGAGCTGACCGCCACCCTGGAAAAACTCGCCTCCCGCGGCGACGCGCACCACGGCATGGTGGTCACCGAACTCGCCTACCGCTTCGCCGTGCTGGTCGGCTCCGCGCCGCTGGAGGGCGCCAAACTGCCGATCGGACCGGCCGGCCTGGCCGAGGCCATGCGCAGCGCCATCGACATCCTGGACCTGCCGTCGGGCCATCGCCTGCAGCTGGTGCAACGGTTCGAACAACTGGTGGTGCTGGCGGCCGGCCCGCTTTACAGCGTCGTCAACACCCAGTTGCAGGACGACGGCCTGCTGCCGCAACTGCGCCCCTTCACGGCACCGCGCCCCGCACCCGGCAGCGCCCCGCGCGGCGCCCCAGCGAGTGCGGCACCGGCCAAGGCGCCAGCCGCTTCCGATGCTGCCGGCGCGGGCGCCGGTGCAGGCACCGGCAGTGCGGCGCAGGCGCCGATCACCGTGCTGGAAACGTTGCGCGACCTGCTGTCCCAGCGCCGCACCGGCACCGGCGGCACCGGCGGCGGCGAACAGGTCGCTTCGCCGGAAGAGCTGCAGACCGCGCTGGGCGCCCTGCAGGAACATCTGGCCCAGGTCACCGACAACGCCAGCCGCGAATTGCGCAGCGCGCAGCGCCTGCGCGAGGAACTGCTGCTGCAACTCAACGCGGGCAAGCCGGCCGGCGCCGCGCCGACCCGGCTCAGCTCCGAACAGGACGACACCGTGGAACTGGTGGCGATGCTGTTCGAGCAGATCGGCAAGCAGATGCAGCACAAGGGTCCGCAGGCGCACTCCGTGCTGGACAACCTGCAACTGCCGATGCTGCGCCTCGCCGTCACCGACCGCGACTTCTTCGACCAGCGCGAACACCCCGCGCGCCGCCTGCTCGGCACCGTGGCCGAGGCGGCCAGCGAATGGCTGGACGGCCCCGACGGCGCAGCCGACCAGCAGCTCGCCACCCGGCTCAACCAACTGGTCGAGCGCGCCCGGCGCGAACCGCCCAGCGCCGGCCTCTACACCACCCTGCTGGCCGATATCGAACACCACCTTGCCCAGTTGAGCCGCCGCGCGCAGGCCGCCGAGCGCAGGCACGTCGAGGCCATGCAGGGCCGCGAGCGGCTGGACCTGGCGCGCCAGCGCGCCAGCGAACTGCTGGCCGAGCGCTACGCCAAGCACCCGCCGCGCGGCCTGCTGCGCGCCCTGCTCGACCGCGCCTGGTCCGACGTGCTGGCGCTGACCCTGCTGCAGCACGGCGAGGGCAGCCCGGCGGTCGCCCAGCGCCTGCGCGTCACCGACGAATTGCTGGGCCGGCTGCCGGTGGAAGATCCCGACCTGTTGCGCCGTGAAGTGCAGGCCGGCCTGCAACAGATCGGCATGCACGCCGAGGAAGCCAGCCAGGTCGCGCTGCGCCTGATCGGCGACGAGCCCGCCGCCTCGGTCACCGTCATCACGCCACCCGCACCCGCAGCGCGCCCTGTCCCGGCCGAGCCGACGGCAGTCACCGCCGCGCCGACGGCGGCACCCGTCGCGGCCATGCCGTCCGTGCCGGCATTCGAGCCGAAGCTGGAATTGGAACTGGAACTGCCTAGCACCACCGCTCCCGCCGCCGCCGACGACCGTCTCGCGACGGCGACGCTCGCGGCGGAAGCTGCGGCATCCGTGCCCGCGCTGCCGGCCGACACCACGCCTGCAGCTGCGCCCGTCCACCCGCTTCCCAGCGCCACCGACCTCGCCTTGCGCCTGAAAAGCCGCCAGCGGCTCGGCGAGTCGCAGCAGCCGCAGGGCAAGGCCGGCGCCGCCCGCGGCGACAACGACGAGCCGCCGCTGGGCCCGCAAGAGGCGCGCATCCACAACCGTTTGCGCCAGCTGCCCTTCGGCAGCTGGTTCGAGTTCACCGACCCGGCCACCGGCGAAGTCAGCCGGCGCAAGCTGGCCTGGTTCTCGCCGGTCACCGGCAAGAGCCTGTTCGTCACCCGCCGCGGCCTGCGCGGCGAAGAGATGAACCTGCGCGAGCTGGCCCGCGCCGTCGCCAGCGGCCAGGTGCGCGAGATGCCGCCGGAACGCGACGGGCTGCTCGACCGCGCCTGGCACTCGCTCACCGGCAACCTGCTACGCACCGCCAAATCGCCGGGAGCACGCCGATGAGCACACGCGACCAACGCCGCGCGCCGCGCAAGCCGGTGGACGCCGGCATCGTGGCCATCGACGCCATTGCCGAGCAGCCGCTGGGCACCGTGTGCAACGTATCCTCCAGCGGCCTGCTGCTGATCGGCCACCGCGCACCGCGCAGCGAAGGCATCTACCAGGTGCGGATCCATCTGCCGAACGGCAGCGGCCATGTCGAACTCGGCCTGCAGGAACAATGGCACGACCCCGCCGCCAGCCCCGGCCAGTATTGGGCCGGCTACCGCATCATCGCCGTCGGCAACAGCCACGGCGAATTGCTGGAACGCTGGCTGCAGCAGGGCTGACGCAGCTCCGCGGCCTCACCACAGGTACAGCTGCAGCGAGGCGCCGGTGGGCCGCGGCGGGATGTCCGCCAAGAGCGCGCGATGTCCCGGAAAATTCGCGGCGCTGCGTTCGAGCAGGTTGTCGATGGCCGCCAGGTCGTGGCGCAGCTTGCCGGGCGGCGCGGACCGCATCGCCTGCCCCTCGGGGAACAGTCCCATGCCCGCGAGCAGGCAGTACCACGACATCACCGGGTAGCCGCGGCCGTAGGTGCCCTGCTGCAGGCCGCCCGCGATGGGCCTGCTGGACAGCCAGGTACGCAGCAGGTGCTGCAGCGGCCTGGACAGGTTGACGTTGGCGGCGTTGGCGCGCCAGTAGTCGGTGTCGGTGCGCGTGTTGGTCTTGTAGTGGGTGACGATGTAGTCGCGCGTCCCCTCGAAGCGGTCGTTCATCGCCTCGTTGAAGGCGTCCTGCGCAGCCTCGCCGAGATCGCCCTTCTCCAGCGCCTTGACCAGCATGCTCGCAGTGCGCTGCACGAACAGCAACGCGGTGGCCTCCAGCGGTTCGATGAAGCCCTGCGACAGACCCACCGCCACGCAGTTGCGGTTCCAGTGCCTGGTGACGCGCCCCACGCGCATGCGCAGGTGGCGCGCCGGCGCAGGATCGTCGAGCAGGCCGAGCCGCGTGCGCAACTCGGCTTCCGCCTCGTCCGGCGAGCAGTGCGCGGTGCTGTACACGTAGCCGTTGCCGTAGCGGTTCGACAGCGGGATCTTCCACGCCCAGCCGTGGCGCAAGGCGGTGGACACGGTCTCGCCCTTCAGCGGGCGACCGCCGCCGTCGTCGATGGGCGAAGGCATCGCAACCGCCGCATCGTTGAACAGGTTGTCGGCGAACGACACGTACGGTGTCTTCAGCGCCTTGCCGATGAGCAGCGCGGCGAAGCCGGTGCAGTCCACGAAGAAATCAGCCTCCAGCGTCTCGCCGCCGTCCAGCTGCAGCGTGGCGATGTCGCCCCGTTCGTTCAAGGTAACGTCGTGCACGTGGCGCGC
This genomic interval carries:
- the mlaC gene encoding phospholipid-binding protein MlaC, coding for MMRHLAFATAIAFGSAFVAPAFAQQAAQQPAAQQTPTQVVQGIAQQLDTAVAGHKAELQQNKEKLIGVINGVFLPHFDVDYAAILVLGMHAREASPEQRAEFAKAFYNSITRRYAEGLLNYTAGVVKVLPTDAGDLNPKRSVVRTQVATGDGKTVSVDFVFRKTASGEWKAYDVVIEGISYITNYRNQVDAEIRKVGLAQLIKNLQTQGDQALKAMEQDGKAHGG
- the mlaE gene encoding lipid asymmetry maintenance ABC transporter permease subunit MlaE, whose protein sequence is MNARIGNDNVVTQALGQIGDCGLFLLQVLAAIPRSLRHGRETVRQLWFTGAMSLTIIMTCGLFVGMVLELQLYHVLSMFGSTSMSGTVVAIATYRELGPVVTALLFAGRAGTAITAEIGLMRATDQIAAMELMAVDPLAYVAAPRFLAGLVAMPLLCCVFCALAVFGGHLVGVTWLGIDNGTFWSNMTATVDVWQDIVSGVIWKSLAFGAVVALIAVFQGYTAPPTSEGVAYATTRTVVASSIAILALDFVLTAFLM
- the mlaF gene encoding phospholipid ABC transporter ATP-binding protein MlaF, with the translated sequence MNAAPHDDTLIRIRGLTTVLNGKKVFDALDLDIPRGKVTAIMGPSGTGKTTLLKHITGQMRGDAGELRVDGKNVPELGREALYALREKIGYLFQNSALLTDFDVFENVAFPLRQHTKLPEVLIRNIVLTKLQAVGLRGAAPLMPSELSGGMARRVALARAIVFDPMLILYDEPFVGLDPIALNQVLKLIRTLNETLGITSVLVAHELEAIKQVADHIYLIANGKVVAQGDPKTIADDGSPWTRQFFGGEADGPVPFQYPAGDYAEALGFPRGKA
- the gmk gene encoding guanylate kinase, translating into MSEPAACTLFVVAAPSGAGKSTLVNALLEREPAISLSISHTTRPPRPGEQYGRHYYFTERTEFEREIAEGIFLEHAEVHGNLYGTSRDKVEALLAQGRDVLLEIDWQGAAQIRRSKPDCVSVFILPPSRVELERRLRGRGSDAPEVIERRLANSRGEIAHAHEFDYIIVNDRFEDALDELQAIVRAVRLRSAPQCRRHEALIAELLA
- a CDS encoding YicC family protein, with protein sequence MTRSMTAYASAESGGPSGALSCELRTVNHRYLELSPRLPDELRSLESVLRERIMAKLARGKVDVTVRFSADVQRDSLQINEALLQHLSSLKLDLVSRFPGMQVQFTDLLRFPGVLRSEAIDPEAQQATLLEVLDHALDALTATREREGAKLAQGLRERLDAIERIVAQVREWMPEIRTALRTRLETRLADLKQPADPGRLEQELVLQVTRSDVDEELDRLATHIAETRRVLELKEPIGRRLDFLMQEFNREANTLGSKSVDARSTNAAVELKVLIEQMREQVQNIE
- the rph gene encoding ribonuclease PH, yielding MVNFPALPCPIAPMNQPAPSGSRPSGRASDQLRAVSIERRYTRHAEGSVLVSFGDTRVLCTASVESKVPGFLRGKGEGWVTAEYGMLPRATHTRSDREAARGKQGGRTLEIQRLIGRSLRACVNRQALGERVITLDCDVIQADGGTRTAAITGAYVALVDAVNDLVKRENLKRNPIVGAVAAVSVGIYKGVPVLDLDYAEDSDCDTDMNVVMNDGGGFIEVQGTAEGHAFRRDEMDALLGLAEKGIAELVAAQRAALAR
- a CDS encoding VOC family protein; translated protein: MAQYIASFALVVADYDEAIAYYTRVLGFELREDSPRENGKRWVLVAPPGATTSILLAKAANDLQATRIGDQTGGRVGFFLHTDNFERDFAAMTSRGVRFAEAPRHEDYGSVAVFEDIYGNRWDLLQPKP
- the rdgB gene encoding RdgB/HAM1 family non-canonical purine NTP pyrophosphatase translates to MKLVLASGNPGKLKEFGALLADSGFDVVPQGRFGIDDVEETGLTFVENALLKARHAARASGLPALADDSGLCVEHLGGAPGLYSARYAGTHGDNAANNAKLLRELDGVPDEQRRAFFLCVLVLLRHADDPAPLIAEGRWHGRVLHAPRGMQGFGYDPLFLPDDETASAAELPPGLKNRISHRGRALAELRHRLASLRA
- the hemW gene encoding radical SAM family heme chaperone HemW, with protein sequence MPLIAPPLSLYVHMPWCVKKCPYCDFNSHGLRGAPPPYAEYVDLLLADLDADLRDFGAAAQGREIVSVFFGGGTPSLFAPELIERFLDGARARLPFAADCEITLETNPGTVEHGRFDGYLKAGVNRLSFGIQSFDDDKLRRLGRIHSAAEAEAAVKSAQDAGYANLNLDLMYALPEQTLDGALADVERAIALAPTHLSHYQLTLEPNTAFAANPPPLPDDDHAWAMQEACEARLAGAGYAQYEISAYARPGRRCAHNLNYWRFGDYLGIGAGAHGKLSDAAAGSVHRRWKTRHPRTYMEAAAGAARIGGDAPVAADELPFEYMLNALRLIDGVPLADFGERTGLPPERIAARLAGARRRGWLADDTQQLRTTALGQRFLNDVIASFLD
- a CDS encoding tryptophan 7-halogenase, coding for MADVATVFNESITPYAPGPRTDAEPPVKRIVVVGGGTAGWMTALLLANSDYGPRLQVTVLESPQVGIIGVGEGSTPWLRGFFDGLGIEESEWMPACNATYKNGIRFDGWCTRPGYESYFHPFASMLDNMTMTQFVDNVHRRLEGEDVEAHPDRYFIAERLARKGLGPRPRQDFPFDVWYAYHFDSNLLGAFLGRKAVERGVRHLARHVHDVTLNERGDIATLQLDGGETLEADFFVDCTGFAALLIGKALKTPYVSFADNLFNDAAVAMPSPIDDGGGRPLKGETVSTALRHGWAWKIPLSNRYGNGYVYSTAHCSPDEAEAELRTRLGLLDDPAPARHLRMRVGRVTRHWNRNCVAVGLSQGFIEPLEATALLFVQRTASMLVKALEKGDLGEAAQDAFNEAMNDRFEGTRDYIVTHYKTNTRTDTDYWRANAANVNLSRPLQHLLRTWLSSRPIAGGLQQGTYGRGYPVMSWYCLLAGMGLFPEGQAMRSAPPGKLRHDLAAIDNLLERSAANFPGHRALLADIPPRPTGASLQLYLW